A DNA window from Ficedula albicollis isolate OC2 chromosome 28, FicAlb1.5, whole genome shotgun sequence contains the following coding sequences:
- the GDF15 gene encoding growth/differentiation factor 15, with product MSLTAPPAAARPAFAQELGTNPALKPPDSCRMLRGAMPSALRGVTCLQLLLLLSAAHSRPHTWDQDRFQLENIKKEILERLGMPAPPVIRRQLDQESIQRAQRLYQQKVAELAGNRSREEEEEEEAVSRSRRLHRLTPTLSRWLDIPERHQDSQGHRDAQGHREPRGPYRYHLLLSRTADFHRQLRVVQAELKLFKHSLSLPGASVPPRVTIYTLQGARGTPQLLRSQELDGHSQSLDLTEAIQPWVAGPEATLSLELDFSTNISAALATSWGETPVLEVETQEKPARAARRARGLDEECGKSDGKCCLKSLKVSFQDIGWSDWVIAPSSYYMRFCEGSCPHNYKPASMHAQIKSRVHSLSKAAPPPCCVPAGYDPMVLMHLDSEGRLVSSLFEDMLVTRCHCA from the exons CACCGCCGGCAGCAGCGCGCCCAGCCTTTGCACAAGAATTGGGAACAAATCCTGCCCTGAAGCCGCCGGATTCCTGCAGGATGCTCAGGGGAGCGATGCCGAGCGCTCTGCGGGGCGtcacctgcctgcagctcctgctgctcctctccgCCGCGCATTCCCGGCCCCACACGTGGGACCAGGACAGGttccagctggaaaacatcAAAAAAGAGATCCTGGAGCGGCTGGGAATGCCGGCTCCCCCCGTCATCCGGCGCCAGCTGGACCAGGAGAGCATCCAGAGAGCGCAGCGGCTCTACCAGCAGAAAGTGGCGGAGCTGGCGGGGAACCGGAgccgggaggaggaggaggaggaggaagccgTGTCCAGGAGCCGGCGGCTGCACCGCCTGACCCCCACCT TGTCGCGCTGGTTGGACATCCCTGAGCGACATCAGGACTCTCAAGGACACCGGGACGCCCAGGGCCACCGGGAGCCCCGCGGTCCCTACCGCTACCACCTCCTGCTGTCCCGCACCGCGGATTTCCACCGGCAGCTCCGCGTGGTGCAGGCGGAGCTGAAACTCTTCAAGCACTCGCTGTCGCTGCCCGGCGCCTCGGTGCCACCTCGGGTCACCATCTACACCCTGCAGGGGGCTCGGGGGACTCCCCAGCTCCTGCGCAGCCAAGAGCTGGATGGGCATTCCCAGAGCCTGGACCTGACAGAAGCCATCCAGCCCTGGGTGGCCGGGCCCGAGGCCACgctgagcctggagctggatTTCAGCACCAACATCTCGGCTGCCCTGGCCACCTCCTGGGGGGAAACGCCGGTGCTGGAGGTGGAAACCCAGGAGAAACCAGCTcgagcagccaggagagctcgGGGGCTGGATGAGGAGTGCGGGAAGAGCGATGGGAAGTGCTGCCTGAAGTCGCTGAAGGTTTCCTTCCAGGACATCGGCTGGTCCGACTGGGTGATCGCCCCCAGCAGTTACTACATGAGGTTCTGCGAGGGTTCCTGCCCCCACAACTACAAACCGGCCAGCATGCACGCCCAGATCAAATCCCGAGTGCACTCCCTGTCCAAGGCTGCCCCTccaccctgctgtgtccctgctggctACGACCCCATGGTGCTGATGCACCTGGACAGCGAGGGCAGGCTGGTGTCCAGCCTCTTCGAGGACATGCTGGTCACCAGGTGCCACTGTGCCTGA